The Deinococcus koreensis genome window below encodes:
- a CDS encoding methyltransferase domain-containing protein: MTWNPEQYHRFQAARSAPARDLQAMIPEQPYRQIIDLGCGTGEQTVELARRFPEALVIGLDSSAEMLAGARAQLAPTLSFVQDDILNLGGEYDLIYSNAALQWLPHHPALLSRLWGHLNPGGVLAVQVPANHDHASHRLLSDTAAEFTAELGGFSRFGTAQGASPVLTPARYAELLDALGAGEITALSKVYPVVLPGAEGLIEWTRGTALVPYLSKLGEADQRRFLDAYRARLRGEFPGERVYYAFTRVLFVARKVAASA; the protein is encoded by the coding sequence ATGACGTGGAATCCGGAGCAGTACCACCGCTTCCAGGCCGCCCGGAGTGCCCCCGCCCGCGACCTTCAGGCCATGATTCCCGAGCAGCCCTACCGGCAGATCATCGACCTGGGCTGCGGCACCGGCGAGCAGACCGTAGAACTCGCCCGACGCTTTCCGGAGGCCCTGGTCATCGGTCTGGACAGCAGCGCCGAGATGCTGGCGGGGGCGCGGGCACAGCTGGCCCCCACCCTGTCGTTCGTACAGGACGACATCCTGAACCTGGGGGGCGAGTACGACCTGATCTATTCGAACGCGGCCCTCCAGTGGCTGCCCCATCACCCGGCGCTACTGAGCCGGCTGTGGGGCCACCTGAACCCCGGCGGCGTGCTGGCCGTGCAGGTGCCCGCCAACCACGACCACGCCAGCCACCGCCTGCTGAGCGACACCGCCGCCGAGTTCACAGCCGAACTGGGCGGCTTCTCGCGCTTCGGCACGGCCCAGGGCGCCTCGCCAGTGCTGACGCCCGCCCGCTACGCCGAACTGCTCGACGCCCTGGGCGCCGGGGAGATCACCGCGCTGAGCAAGGTCTACCCGGTCGTGCTGCCCGGCGCCGAGGGGCTGATCGAGTGGACGCGCGGCACGGCCCTGGTGCCCTACCTCTCGAAGCTGGGAGAGGCGGATCAACGGCGTTTTCTGGACGCCTACCGCGCCCGGCTGAGGGGCGAGTTCCCCGGTGAGCGCGTGTACTACGCCTTCACACGGGTGCTGTTCGTGGCGCGGAAGGTGGCCGCCTCAGCCTGA
- the ddrA gene encoding single-stranded DNA-binding protein DdrA, whose protein sequence is MKLSDVQKRLQAPFPAHVVAWKPGVITKDRKRALMLAHIDARAVQDRLDAICPDGWNFEVEVVAGTRLPTVKGRLTVLGVTREDIGEAPEGDLGTLKAASSDALKRCAVHFGIGRYLYDLPKQWADWDDAKRQPTSTPELPDWARPDHERSPGGAHLVQAMEQLRYELPEDLELQREVYKHLKAALSSLHPESGLSGQGRAA, encoded by the coding sequence ATGAAGCTGAGCGATGTCCAGAAACGACTCCAGGCCCCGTTTCCCGCTCATGTGGTGGCGTGGAAGCCCGGAGTGATCACCAAGGATCGCAAGCGGGCGCTGATGCTGGCCCACATCGACGCGCGCGCCGTGCAGGACAGGCTCGACGCGATCTGCCCCGACGGCTGGAACTTCGAGGTCGAGGTGGTGGCCGGCACCCGCCTGCCCACCGTCAAGGGCCGCCTGACCGTGCTGGGCGTGACCCGCGAGGACATCGGCGAGGCCCCCGAGGGCGACCTGGGCACCCTGAAGGCCGCCAGCTCCGACGCTTTGAAGCGCTGCGCGGTGCATTTCGGCATCGGCCGGTACCTCTACGACCTGCCCAAGCAGTGGGCCGACTGGGACGATGCCAAGCGGCAGCCCACCAGCACCCCCGAGCTGCCCGACTGGGCCCGCCCGGATCACGAGCGCAGCCCCGGCGGCGCCCACCTCGTGCAGGCCATGGAGCAGCTCCGCTACGAGCTACCCGAGGATCTGGAACTGCAGCGCGAGGTCTACAAGCACCTCAAGGCCGCGCTGAGCAGCCTCCACCCCGAATCCGGCCTGAGCGGACAGGGACGGGCGGCGTGA
- a CDS encoding S8 family peptidase has product MKHARIALGTLAVTLLLAACGQTPVQTAASPESVAAAPERTGTAVAPLLGTDNAAAIPGQYIVVFSQGALGSSLSTQSAGSLIGTLGLDPQGVRIQHIYAQALSGFAATLSAQNLQTLRGDPRVKYIEQDGVVHADATQTGATWGIDRIDQRALPLDGSYTYGTTASTVTAYIIDTGIRTTHAQFGGRAVWGSNQVDTNNTDCNGHGTHVAGTVGGGTYGVAKAVNLVAVKVLDCAGSGSNSGVIAGINWAAANKSGPAVANMSLGGGASQAVDDAVSGAVSKGLVMAVAAGNDNVNACNSSPARAPSAITVGSTTNTDARSSFSNYGSCLDIFAPGSSITSAWITNDTATNTISGTSMATPHVAGAAALVLAANPAYTPAQVAGALTGSATSGKVTGAGTGSPNLLLYTGSGAVTPPPSTGTTYTGTLSASGSSSYQPGTAGFSYAGGTLKGVLSGPSGADFDLYLQKLSGTTWSTVASSLGSTSSETVNYAAASGTYRWRVYAYSGTGSFSLTETK; this is encoded by the coding sequence ATGAAGCACGCCCGTATTGCTCTTGGAACCCTGGCTGTCACCCTGCTGCTCGCCGCCTGTGGTCAGACCCCGGTGCAGACCGCCGCCAGCCCGGAGTCGGTGGCAGCCGCCCCCGAACGCACCGGCACGGCCGTGGCCCCCCTGCTGGGCACCGACAACGCCGCTGCCATTCCCGGCCAGTACATCGTGGTCTTCAGTCAGGGCGCGCTGGGCTCCAGCCTGAGCACCCAGAGTGCAGGCAGCCTGATCGGCACGCTGGGCCTCGACCCGCAGGGCGTCCGCATCCAGCACATCTACGCCCAGGCCCTAAGCGGCTTCGCGGCGACCCTCAGCGCCCAGAACCTGCAGACGCTCCGGGGCGACCCGCGCGTGAAGTACATCGAGCAGGACGGCGTGGTTCATGCCGACGCCACCCAGACGGGCGCCACCTGGGGCATCGACCGTATCGACCAGCGCGCCCTGCCGCTGGACGGCAGCTATACCTACGGCACCACGGCCAGCACCGTCACGGCGTACATCATCGACACCGGCATCCGCACCACGCACGCGCAGTTCGGCGGCCGCGCGGTCTGGGGCAGCAATCAGGTGGACACCAACAACACGGACTGCAACGGGCACGGCACCCACGTGGCGGGCACGGTCGGCGGCGGCACCTACGGCGTGGCCAAGGCGGTCAATCTGGTCGCCGTGAAGGTGCTGGACTGCGCCGGCTCGGGCAGCAACTCCGGCGTGATCGCCGGGATCAATTGGGCGGCGGCCAACAAGAGCGGCCCGGCCGTGGCGAACATGAGCCTGGGCGGCGGCGCCAGCCAGGCCGTGGACGACGCTGTGAGCGGCGCGGTGAGCAAGGGGCTGGTCATGGCGGTGGCCGCCGGCAACGACAACGTGAACGCCTGCAACTCCAGCCCGGCCCGCGCCCCCAGCGCGATCACGGTGGGTTCGACCACCAACACCGACGCCCGTTCCTCGTTCAGCAACTACGGCTCGTGCCTGGACATCTTCGCGCCCGGCAGCTCGATCACCAGCGCCTGGATCACCAACGACACGGCCACCAACACCATCAGCGGCACCTCCATGGCCACCCCGCACGTGGCCGGCGCCGCCGCCCTGGTGCTGGCCGCCAACCCGGCCTACACGCCCGCCCAGGTGGCCGGCGCCCTGACCGGCAGCGCCACCAGCGGCAAGGTCACGGGTGCCGGCACCGGCAGCCCCAACCTGCTGCTCTACACCGGAAGCGGCGCCGTCACGCCGCCGCCCAGCACCGGCACCACCTACACCGGCACGCTGAGCGCCAGCGGGTCGAGCAGCTACCAGCCCGGCACGGCCGGCTTCAGCTATGCGGGCGGCACCCTGAAGGGCGTGCTGAGCGGCCCCAGCGGCGCCGACTTCGACCTGTACCTGCAGAAGCTGAGCGGCACGACCTGGAGCACCGTGGCCTCCAGCCTGGGCTCGACCAGCTCCGAGACCGTGAACTACGCGGCGGCGAGCGGCACCTACCGCTGGCGCGTGTACGCCTACAGCGGCACCGGCAGCTTCAGCCTGACCGAAACGAAGTAG
- the hisB gene encoding imidazoleglycerol-phosphate dehydratase HisB, with the protein MSRTATLTRTTSETDITVRLDLDSPASDAPATGHGFFDHMLDALARHSRLGLTITATGDLHIEPHHLIEDTGITLGQALSQALGDRRGIERYGSAFVPMDETLAHVVIDLSGRAHLAFEPETLEVWGTAGGMTHYHLREFLRGLCNHGGITLHVRLLAGREAHHVIEAIVKALARALRDAVRVTSDALPSTKGSL; encoded by the coding sequence ATGAGCCGCACGGCGACCCTCACGCGCACGACCAGCGAAACGGACATCACGGTCCGCCTCGATCTCGATTCTCCAGCCTCCGACGCGCCCGCCACCGGGCACGGCTTTTTCGACCACATGCTCGACGCCCTGGCCCGCCACAGCCGCCTGGGCCTGACCATCACGGCGACCGGCGACCTGCACATCGAGCCCCACCACCTGATCGAGGACACCGGGATCACGCTCGGGCAGGCGCTGAGCCAGGCGCTCGGCGACCGCCGGGGCATCGAGCGCTACGGCAGCGCCTTCGTGCCCATGGACGAGACGCTGGCCCACGTGGTCATCGACCTCTCGGGCCGGGCGCACCTGGCCTTCGAGCCCGAGACGCTGGAGGTCTGGGGCACGGCCGGCGGCATGACCCACTACCACCTGCGTGAATTCCTGCGCGGCCTGTGCAACCACGGCGGGATCACCCTGCACGTCCGCCTTCTCGCCGGGCGTGAGGCCCACCACGTCATCGAGGCCATCGTCAAGGCGCTGGCCCGCGCCCTGCGCGACGCGGTGCGGGTCACGTCCGACGCGCTGCCGAGCACCAAGGGGAGCCTGTGA
- the hisH gene encoding imidazole glycerol phosphate synthase subunit HisH: protein MSSVQPGGRPEVLLLDYGAGNVRSAAKALERAGMSVRVSADPADVSHARAVVVPGQGHFRQVMQAFDSSGFHAPVLDAAHSGVPILGICVGMQMLLEGSEEAPGTPGLGLVPGTVRRFVPAPGQKVPQMGWNALEARGDSPLLRGLDAGAYAYFVHSYYVPAEVPVADGALTNYGVPFWAALSVGNLHATQFHPEKSGAVGLAILERFRTNVLG from the coding sequence GTGAGCTCCGTGCAGCCGGGGGGGCGCCCTGAGGTACTGTTGCTCGACTACGGCGCCGGAAATGTCCGCAGCGCCGCCAAGGCCCTGGAACGCGCCGGGATGAGCGTGCGCGTGAGTGCCGACCCCGCCGACGTGTCCCACGCTCGCGCCGTGGTCGTGCCCGGCCAGGGGCACTTCCGGCAGGTCATGCAGGCCTTCGATTCCAGCGGCTTCCACGCGCCCGTGCTGGACGCCGCCCACTCGGGCGTGCCGATCCTGGGGATCTGCGTGGGGATGCAGATGCTGCTGGAGGGATCCGAGGAGGCGCCGGGCACGCCGGGGCTGGGGCTGGTGCCCGGCACGGTGCGGCGCTTCGTGCCCGCGCCCGGCCAGAAGGTGCCGCAGATGGGCTGGAACGCCCTGGAGGCGCGCGGGGATTCGCCCCTGCTGCGCGGCCTGGACGCCGGGGCCTACGCCTACTTCGTGCATTCCTACTACGTGCCCGCCGAGGTGCCCGTGGCCGACGGCGCCCTGACGAACTACGGCGTGCCCTTCTGGGCGGCCCTGAGCGTGGGCAACCTGCACGCCACGCAGTTCCACCCGGAGAAGAGCGGCGCGGTCGGGCTGGCGATCCTGGAGCGCTTCCGGACGAACGTGCTGGGGTAG
- a CDS encoding branched-chain amino acid aminotransferase, whose translation MTQTTIPDGSAAPRPSVPDIDWANLGFSYIRTDWRYLAHWQDGAWDAGHLTEDNVLHISEGSTALHYGQQCFEGLKAYRCADGSVNLFRPDQNAARMARSCERVLMPAPSQAAFIDACRQVVRANDHFIPPYGTGGSLYLRPFVIGVGDNIGVRSAPEFLFGVFCIPVGPYFKGGLSPMNFVTSGYDRAAPHGTGAAKVGGNYAASLLPGQEAKARHFADAIYLDPETHTKIEEVGSANFFAITKGGSTFVTPSSPSILPSITKYSLLWLAEHRLGLKVREGDVPIDRLDEFSEAGACGTAAVITPIGGIQHGERFHVFHSETEAGPVTRRLYEELVGIQFGDREAPEGWIVKV comes from the coding sequence ATGACGCAGACCACCATCCCCGACGGCAGCGCCGCACCCCGGCCGAGTGTGCCCGACATCGACTGGGCGAACCTGGGCTTCAGCTACATCCGCACCGACTGGCGCTATCTGGCGCACTGGCAGGACGGGGCCTGGGATGCCGGGCACCTCACCGAAGACAACGTGCTGCACATCTCCGAGGGTTCCACCGCGCTGCACTACGGCCAGCAGTGCTTCGAGGGCCTCAAGGCGTACCGCTGTGCGGACGGCTCGGTCAACCTCTTCCGCCCGGATCAGAACGCCGCCCGGATGGCGCGCAGCTGTGAGCGGGTGCTGATGCCCGCGCCCAGCCAGGCGGCGTTCATCGACGCCTGTCGGCAGGTCGTCCGGGCCAACGACCACTTCATCCCGCCCTACGGCACGGGCGGCAGCCTGTACCTGCGCCCCTTCGTGATCGGCGTGGGCGACAACATCGGGGTCCGCAGCGCGCCGGAGTTCCTGTTCGGCGTGTTCTGCATCCCGGTGGGGCCGTACTTCAAGGGGGGCCTGAGCCCCATGAATTTCGTGACCTCCGGGTACGACCGCGCGGCTCCGCACGGCACCGGCGCGGCCAAGGTGGGGGGTAACTACGCCGCCAGCCTGCTTCCCGGCCAGGAGGCCAAGGCCCGGCACTTCGCCGACGCCATCTACCTCGATCCCGAAACGCACACGAAGATCGAGGAGGTCGGCAGCGCCAACTTCTTCGCCATCACCAAAGGCGGCTCGACCTTCGTGACCCCCAGTTCGCCGTCGATCCTGCCCAGCATCACCAAATACAGCCTGCTGTGGCTGGCCGAGCACCGCCTGGGCCTGAAGGTGCGGGAGGGCGACGTGCCGATCGACCGGCTGGACGAGTTCTCCGAGGCCGGCGCGTGTGGCACGGCCGCCGTGATCACGCCCATCGGCGGGATCCAGCACGGCGAGCGCTTCCACGTGTTCCACTCCGAGACCGAGGCCGGCCCGGTCACCCGCCGCCTGTACGAGGAACTGGTCGGCATCCAGTTCGGCGACCGCGAGGCGCCGGAGGGCTGGATCGTGAAGGTCTGA
- a CDS encoding 1,4-alpha-glucan branching enzyme has translation MIEPLALDHGNLQKLVTADLVRPDHLLGAHPVTQGGVEGVRFAVWAPAAQHVSVVGDFNGYNGFDNPMQRLEFGYWGAFVPAARNGQRYKFRITGADGRTVDKIDPYGQFFEVRPATASIVWQHDFAWTDGEWMTARSQGFDRPVSVYEVHLPSWQRREDGWFMNYRDLAHKLGEYVGYMGFTHVELLGVMEHPFDGSWGYQVTGYYAPSSRMGTPEDFKYFVNHLHSLGIGVLLDWVPGHFPTDEFALAKFDGAPLYEYADPRKGFHLDWNTYIFDYGRNEVVMFLVGSALKWLQDYHIDGLRVDAVASMLYLDFSRTEWIPNIHGGRENLEAIAFLKRLNEVVHHMAPGCMIVAEESTAFPGVTKPTPGGLGFDYKWAMGWMNDTLRYVEEDPLWRKYHHHALTFFNAYRTTENYVLAISHDEVVHLKKSMVMKMPGDWYAQRAGYRAFLALMWSTPGKKLLFMGQEFAQSTEWSYESELPWYMTQQPDHRGVMNLTRRLNALYCSRPDWHTGDLLDEGLQWISADDADNSVYAYLRRDPQGEAWSLVVANMTPVYREQYPVGVPQPGEYRLLLSTDDGEFGGFGTQQPGLSTTDEGWNDQAQSLRLNLPPNAVLVLEPVPAPVVSEQR, from the coding sequence ATGATTGAACCGCTTGCGCTCGACCATGGGAACCTGCAGAAGCTCGTCACCGCCGACCTCGTGCGGCCTGACCATCTGCTCGGCGCCCACCCGGTCACCCAGGGCGGCGTCGAGGGCGTGCGCTTCGCGGTGTGGGCGCCGGCCGCGCAGCACGTCAGCGTGGTGGGCGACTTCAACGGCTACAACGGCTTCGACAACCCGATGCAGCGCCTCGAGTTCGGCTACTGGGGCGCCTTCGTGCCCGCGGCGCGCAACGGCCAGCGCTACAAGTTCCGCATCACCGGCGCGGACGGCCGCACCGTGGACAAGATCGACCCCTACGGGCAGTTCTTCGAGGTGCGCCCGGCCACCGCCAGCATCGTCTGGCAGCACGACTTCGCCTGGACGGACGGGGAGTGGATGACGGCGCGCTCCCAGGGCTTCGACCGCCCCGTGAGCGTGTACGAGGTGCACCTGCCCTCCTGGCAGCGCCGCGAGGACGGCTGGTTCATGAACTACCGCGACCTCGCGCACAAGCTGGGCGAGTACGTGGGGTACATGGGCTTCACGCACGTGGAGCTGCTGGGCGTGATGGAACACCCCTTCGACGGCTCGTGGGGCTATCAGGTCACGGGCTACTACGCGCCCAGCAGCCGCATGGGCACGCCCGAGGACTTCAAGTATTTCGTGAACCACCTGCATTCGCTGGGCATCGGCGTGCTGCTGGACTGGGTGCCCGGCCATTTTCCCACCGACGAGTTCGCGCTCGCCAAGTTCGACGGCGCGCCGCTGTACGAATACGCCGACCCCCGCAAGGGCTTCCACCTCGACTGGAACACCTACATCTTCGACTACGGCCGCAACGAGGTCGTGATGTTCCTGGTGGGCTCGGCCCTCAAGTGGCTGCAGGACTACCACATCGACGGCCTGCGGGTGGACGCGGTGGCTTCCATGCTCTACCTGGACTTCTCGCGCACCGAATGGATCCCGAATATCCACGGCGGGCGCGAGAACCTGGAGGCCATCGCCTTCCTGAAGCGCCTGAACGAGGTCGTGCACCACATGGCGCCGGGCTGCATGATCGTGGCCGAGGAGAGCACCGCCTTCCCCGGCGTGACCAAGCCGACCCCCGGCGGCCTGGGCTTCGACTACAAGTGGGCCATGGGCTGGATGAACGACACCCTGCGCTACGTCGAGGAGGATCCACTGTGGCGTAAGTACCATCACCACGCGCTGACCTTCTTCAACGCCTACCGCACCACCGAGAACTACGTGCTGGCCATCAGCCACGACGAGGTCGTGCACCTGAAGAAGAGCATGGTGATGAAGATGCCCGGCGACTGGTACGCCCAGCGCGCCGGCTACCGCGCCTTCCTGGCCCTGATGTGGAGCACGCCCGGCAAGAAGCTGCTGTTCATGGGCCAGGAGTTCGCCCAGTCGACCGAATGGAGCTACGAGTCCGAACTGCCCTGGTACATGACCCAGCAGCCCGATCACCGGGGCGTCATGAACCTGACCCGGCGCCTGAACGCCCTGTACTGCTCCCGCCCCGACTGGCATACAGGCGACCTGCTCGACGAGGGCCTGCAGTGGATCAGCGCCGACGACGCCGACAACTCCGTCTATGCCTACCTGCGCCGCGACCCGCAGGGTGAGGCCTGGAGCCTGGTGGTCGCCAACATGACCCCGGTGTACCGCGAGCAGTATCCGGTCGGCGTGCCCCAGCCCGGCGAGTACCGCCTGCTGCTCTCCACCGACGACGGCGAGTTCGGCGGCTTCGGCACCCAGCAGCCCGGCCTGAGCACGACCGATGAGGGCTGGAATGACCAGGCGCAGTCGCTCAGGCTGAACCTGCCCCCGAACGCCGTGCTGGTGCTGGAGCCCGTGCCGGCACCCGTGGTGAGCGAGCAGCGGTGA
- a CDS encoding nitroreductase family protein — protein MSLPPEPQPVDVPSRSLTPQQVTAFYDAHRTVRQYVTGPDGAPLPLPQGHLEAILHAAQRAPTDATAQLYSLVRLTRPELRARIAELTTNAHIATASEAFVVCADVRRVRRVLEVGGKTPGHWPAIAVHFGIGDAVMAGTNLLTAAEMLGYQGCWIGGVMNGLGGIIDELGLPAGVLPFAALTVGRPAEQAPYRPRVPRPLVIHTDTYHSGSDEEIREAIEVMNPIASRGGQPGDWVRLLNSYFGAGGGMEGREPKLVAALRRQGLWAGEEGVEARRP, from the coding sequence ATGTCGCTCCCCCCTGAACCCCAGCCTGTGGACGTGCCCTCCCGCTCCCTGACGCCCCAGCAGGTCACGGCCTTCTACGACGCCCACCGCACCGTCCGCCAGTACGTGACTGGGCCGGACGGGGCGCCGCTGCCGCTGCCTCAGGGCCATCTGGAGGCCATCCTGCACGCCGCGCAGCGCGCGCCCACCGACGCCACGGCGCAGCTGTATTCGCTGGTGCGGCTGACCCGCCCGGAATTGCGCGCACGCATCGCCGAGCTGACCACCAACGCGCACATCGCCACGGCCTCGGAGGCCTTCGTCGTGTGCGCCGACGTGCGGCGGGTTCGCCGGGTGCTGGAGGTGGGCGGGAAGACCCCCGGCCACTGGCCCGCCATCGCCGTCCACTTCGGCATCGGCGACGCTGTGATGGCGGGCACCAACCTGCTCACCGCCGCCGAGATGCTGGGCTACCAGGGCTGCTGGATCGGCGGGGTGATGAACGGCCTGGGCGGGATTATCGACGAGCTCGGGCTGCCGGCCGGCGTGCTGCCCTTCGCCGCGCTGACGGTCGGCCGGCCCGCCGAGCAGGCCCCGTACCGCCCGCGCGTGCCGCGCCCGCTGGTGATCCACACCGACACCTACCACTCCGGCAGCGACGAGGAGATCCGGGAGGCCATCGAGGTCATGAACCCCATCGCCTCGCGCGGCGGGCAGCCCGGCGACTGGGTGCGGCTGCTCAACTCGTACTTCGGTGCGGGCGGCGGCATGGAGGGGCGGGAACCGAAGCTGGTGGCTGCGCTCCGGAGACAGGGGCTGTGGGCGGGGGAGGAAGGCGTGGAAGCGCGGCGCCCCTGA
- a CDS encoding excalibur calcium-binding domain-containing protein, with the protein MSGAAALPGTFLPGTVPAPSRLYSSADARGKVVTTLAARQSIQIRRCTPQWCSVSVGARSGWIPRAQVRAQGKCADLIAVGLRDLRPGEASYSGARDRDGDGLGCDMK; encoded by the coding sequence ATGTCCGGCGCTGCGGCCCTGCCAGGCACATTTCTGCCAGGTACGGTACCCGCTCCCTCACGCCTCTACTCTTCGGCCGATGCGAGGGGCAAGGTCGTCACGACCCTCGCGGCCCGGCAGAGCATCCAGATCAGGCGCTGTACGCCGCAGTGGTGCAGCGTGTCGGTGGGGGCGAGGTCGGGCTGGATTCCCCGCGCGCAGGTTAGGGCGCAGGGGAAGTGTGCCGATCTGATCGCGGTCGGTCTGCGCGACCTGCGGCCCGGCGAGGCGAGTTACAGCGGCGCCCGGGATCGCGACGGCGACGGCCTGGGCTGTGACATGAAATAG
- a CDS encoding trans-sulfuration enzyme family protein: MTSPDPAHEYDLTTLAARSGEEARPNRSAPLVEPIYQSTVYAFADLDDLDRAMSGEEPAAFYYRNGTPNAATLERALALLEGTEAALVAGSGMAAISAALLGVLGAGDHIVTDARVYGVTYALLAEEFPRLGIEVSFVDALNHDEVAAALRPRTRVLHVESLTNPLMTVPDVPALARLAHGHGALLSVDNTFASPAVFRPALHGADLITHSVSKYLSGHSAAFGGVVCGRADLLALARTRLLRLGGTISAFDAWMTMQGLKTLGLRMRAHSGNAQAVADVLVNHPRVKAVYHPGLSDHPQFHLAMDLFPQGFGGMLSADIEDAPSFVKALAGRIPLAPSLADVMTTLSWPWGTSHRALPDAEKRRLGITPNLLRISVGIEDIGDLLSDFEGALDG, from the coding sequence GTGACCTCTCCCGATCCTGCCCACGAGTACGACCTGACCACCCTGGCCGCCCGCTCCGGCGAGGAGGCCCGGCCCAACCGCTCGGCGCCGCTGGTAGAGCCCATCTACCAGTCCACCGTGTACGCCTTCGCCGATCTGGACGACCTCGACCGCGCCATGAGCGGCGAGGAGCCGGCCGCCTTCTACTACCGCAACGGCACGCCCAATGCGGCCACCCTGGAGCGCGCCCTGGCGCTGCTGGAGGGCACCGAGGCCGCGCTGGTGGCGGGCAGCGGCATGGCGGCGATCAGCGCGGCGCTGCTGGGCGTGCTGGGGGCCGGCGACCACATCGTCACCGACGCCCGCGTGTACGGCGTGACCTACGCGCTGCTGGCCGAGGAATTCCCGCGCCTGGGCATCGAGGTGTCCTTCGTGGACGCCCTGAACCACGACGAGGTGGCGGCCGCCCTCCGGCCCCGTACCCGCGTGCTGCACGTCGAGAGCCTGACCAACCCGCTGATGACCGTGCCGGACGTGCCCGCGCTGGCCCGGCTGGCCCACGGGCACGGCGCGCTGCTGAGCGTGGACAACACCTTCGCCAGCCCGGCCGTGTTCCGCCCGGCCCTGCACGGCGCCGACCTGATCACGCATTCGGTCAGCAAGTACCTCAGCGGGCACTCCGCGGCCTTCGGCGGGGTGGTCTGTGGCCGCGCCGACCTGCTGGCGCTGGCCCGCACCCGCCTGCTGCGCCTGGGCGGCACGATCTCGGCCTTTGACGCCTGGATGACCATGCAGGGCCTGAAGACCCTGGGCCTGCGGATGCGGGCGCACTCCGGCAACGCGCAGGCGGTGGCCGACGTGCTGGTGAACCACCCGCGCGTGAAGGCGGTCTACCACCCCGGCCTGAGCGACCACCCGCAGTTCCACCTCGCCATGGATCTGTTCCCGCAGGGTTTCGGCGGGATGCTCAGCGCCGACATCGAGGACGCACCCTCGTTCGTGAAGGCGCTGGCCGGGCGCATTCCGCTGGCCCCCAGCCTGGCCGACGTGATGACCACGCTGTCCTGGCCCTGGGGCACCTCGCACCGGGCGCTGCCGGACGCCGAGAAGCGCCGCCTGGGCATCACGCCGAACCTGCTGCGGATCTCCGTGGGCATCGAGGACATCGGCGACCTGCTGAGCGACTTCGAGGGCGCGCTGGACGGCTAG
- a CDS encoding GNAT family N-acetyltransferase, whose translation MTSPSSRSEPTQPHPGVTLRGRRPRDLPTLERWLTDPDAEWRRWDAPYFHAGSTTASLQAYVEHLRQTATRPDERVIDLGGQCVGMVNRSEEEPRGGGWWDLGILVYDPAHWGQGVGRAALSQWVQATLDETDAHVLTLSTWSGNERMMGAARRLGFREAARIREARLVGGMRFDSVRLDLLRREWTPVTP comes from the coding sequence GTGACCTCGCCGTCCTCCCGTTCAGAACCGACCCAGCCCCACCCCGGCGTGACCCTGCGGGGCCGCCGCCCGCGTGACCTGCCCACCCTGGAGCGCTGGCTCACCGACCCGGACGCCGAGTGGCGCCGCTGGGACGCGCCCTACTTCCATGCCGGCTCGACCACCGCCTCGCTGCAGGCCTACGTGGAGCACCTGCGGCAGACCGCCACCCGCCCCGACGAACGGGTGATCGACCTGGGCGGGCAGTGCGTGGGCATGGTCAACCGCTCGGAGGAGGAGCCGCGGGGGGGCGGCTGGTGGGATCTGGGCATCCTGGTCTATGATCCGGCCCACTGGGGCCAGGGCGTGGGCCGCGCGGCCCTCTCGCAGTGGGTGCAGGCCACCCTGGACGAGACCGACGCCCACGTCCTGACCCTCTCGACCTGGAGCGGCAACGAGCGCATGATGGGCGCCGCCCGGCGCCTGGGCTTCCGCGAGGCCGCCCGTATCCGCGAGGCCCGGCTGGTCGGCGGGATGCGCTTCGACAGCGTGAGGCTCGACCTGCTGCGCCGGGAGTGGACGCCGGTCACCCCATGA
- a CDS encoding diacylglycerol kinase, translating to MRSDGSALSFRRWWRSAGFAWAGVAATYRTQANFRVEVWAGVLALGFALWLRVPLAPILLSCALVLGLELVNTAVEATVDLLSPQPHPAAKLAKDAAAAAVLLASLGALGVALTVLLPALWQRLGA from the coding sequence GTGAGGTCGGACGGCTCGGCGCTGAGCTTCAGGCGCTGGTGGCGCTCGGCGGGCTTCGCCTGGGCGGGGGTGGCGGCCACGTACCGTACGCAGGCCAATTTCCGCGTGGAGGTCTGGGCGGGCGTGCTGGCCCTGGGTTTCGCGCTGTGGTTGCGGGTGCCGCTCGCCCCCATCCTGCTGAGCTGCGCGCTGGTGCTGGGGCTGGAGCTGGTGAACACGGCGGTCGAGGCCACGGTCGATCTGCTGAGCCCGCAGCCGCACCCGGCGGCGAAGCTCGCCAAGGACGCGGCGGCGGCGGCCGTGCTGCTGGCGAGCCTCGGCGCGCTAGGCGTGGCGCTGACGGTGCTGCTGCCGGCGCTGTGGCAGCGGCTGGGCGCATGA